A window from Felis catus isolate Fca126 chromosome B1, F.catus_Fca126_mat1.0, whole genome shotgun sequence encodes these proteins:
- the PRSS48 gene encoding LOW QUALITY PROTEIN: serine protease 48 (The sequence of the model RefSeq protein was modified relative to this genomic sequence to represent the inferred CDS: inserted 2 bases in 2 codons; deleted 1 base in 1 codon; substituted 3 bases at 3 genomic stop codons) produces MEDGGWEDLGPRNGWEFEDDEKMRTRGTRHPVCHTCLSLLFLVCGXPVYSGRVVGGHDAVAGHWPVSVHLHQAHVCGGSLIGDSXTLTAAHCIKMSWILLLYMVWLGSIHTDHSNQSVKHHVFKIIIHPQFQHITADITLLKLVSRVTFTSFILPTCLPHITKRLTLPGSCWVTGWRKVMESEDSDYPSTFQEAKIIIFACQACELYNPTGSMLPELDQVIKEDEICAGHSTNKKDGCKGDSGGPLXCHINGVWIQIGLVSWGTGCATSLPGVYTSVIYYQKXIKTTIPRAEVVGANDLDXSDLLFLIVLLSLALLGPFCAFAPNILPGE; encoded by the exons ATGGAGGATGGAGGCTGGGAGGACCTGGGTCCCAGGAATGGATGGGAGTTTGAGGATGATGAGAAGATGAGGACCAGAGGAACAAGACACCCAGTGTGCCACActtgcctctctcttctttttctagtgtgTGGATGACCCGTATACTCAGGCCGTGTCGTGGGTGGCCATGACGCTGTTGCAGGGCATTGGCCAGTCAGTGTGCACTTGCACCAGGCCCATGTCTGTGGAGGGTCTCTCATCGGTGACA GGACACTGACAGCAGCACACTGCATAAAAAT GAGCTGGATTCTTTTGTTATATATGGTATGGCTGGGATCAATTCACACAGACCACTCAAACCAAAGTGTGAAGCATCATGTATTCAAGATTATTATCCATCCCCAATTTCAACATATAACTGCAGACATCACCTTGTTGAAACTGGTCTCTAGAGTcacc tttacttctttcatccTGCCCACCTGCTTGCCCCACATTACAAAGCGGTTGACACTTCCAGGCTCTTGCTGGGTGACTGGATGGCGAAAGGTTATGGAAAGTGAAG ATAGTGATTACCCTTCCACGTtccaggaagcaaaaataatcatCTTTGCCTGCCAGGCCTGTGAACTCTACAACCCAACTGGCTCCATGTTGCCAGAGTTAGACCAAGTCATCAAAGAAGATGAGATATGTGCTGGTCATTCAACTAACAAGAAGGATGGCTGCAAG GGTGATTCTGGAGGGCCTCTGTGATGTCATATTAATGGTGTATGGATCCAGATAGGATTGGTAAGCTGGGGAACGGGCTGTGCTACATCTCTCCCTGGAGTCTACACCAGTGTGATCTACtatcaaa ttattaagacCACTATCCCAAGAGCTGAGGTCGTGGGTGCCAACGATTTGGACTGATCTGACCTCCTGTTCCTTATCGTACTGCTCTCTCTAGCTCTCCTGGGACCCTTCTGTGCCTTTGCGCCTAACATTTTACCAGGAGAGTAG